Below is a genomic region from Chloroflexota bacterium.
GCCTGATGATGGCAGGCGTCAAGCCGGGACAAGAGCCTGCGCCCGAAAGGAGGCCCGCATGAGAATCCGACTGGAACGCCGCCTCAAGCCCTCCAAGTCCGCCAGTGTGCTGGTCCCCCTCGTCTCGCTGATTCTGGCGCTGGCGTTCGGCGGCCTCATCCTGCTGGCCACGGGCGCCAATCCGCTCGTTACCTACAAGGCCATGGCCGTCGGCGCGTTTGGTAGCAAGTACGCGTTCTCC
It encodes:
- a CDS encoding ABC transporter permease, with translation MRIRLERRLKPSKSASVLVPLVSLILALAFGGLILLATGANPLVTYKAMAVGAFGSKYAFS